The genomic DNA CTGCCCAGCAGTCTAGCTGCCTTCGGCGCTGTAGTGTCCTCAATCCAGCAAGTGGTACTTGACCCGAAGGGCCACCAGGTGAGCGTAGTAGGCTGGTGCAGGGACAGCCACAGGGCGCGTGCAGTGCAAGTAAGTGTGACACAGGTGGTGGGTGATGCCCTGCAGCTGGGCGGCAGAGAAGCCACTGTCATCCCAGAGCACCCGGTAGTGGGCCAGACTGCTCGAGCCCTGGGCGCCAGCCGGACCGCCCAGGGAGAAGTCCAGCTCTTCCAGCTGCGGAGCCTCCTCGCCCCCAGTTGCACCAACCTGCTCAGTCCTGAGGGAGTGGCAGGAGCGGTGTCCGTGGCGGTGCTTCTGCACCAGGATGAACGTGACTGCCGGCTGGTAGTTTTTCTCAAGGTGGCCACAGGCCTTGCGGATGGCCAGGAGCTCTTGGTGCAGAAGCTGCTGGAACTGGCCCTCGAAGGCACCAAGGCGGTAGAAGAAGATGCAGGTGGGCTTGAAGCGTGTGGATTTATAGAACTGAAGAAGCAGGTGGCGTACCATAGCCACCAGGTCCTGCAGGATCTCCCCCCCATGCTGCTGGATCCGCGTGAGGGCGCAGTAGCGGTTAAAGTGGGAGTCCAAACTGCCCACAATGGCGGCGACCGAAGGCTTCCTCCCATGCCTGGAGGCTGAGTGGGTGACGTCAGCCCCCACGAAGAGGACGGGCTGCTGGAACAGTAGGGGCCTTTCCAGGGGCAGCAGGCTGTTGGTCACCTCTCCCAGCCTGGTGTTGATCTTCAGGCAGATCTCAAACAGCCCCATTGGTGTGGGCCTCTGCACCACCGTCATCTGCACGCACTGCGTAACCAGCCCTACCTCGGAGGCTCCCAGGCGCCTGACCTCGGAGAAAATGTGGTTCTTGCTAGGCAGGATGACCAGAAGTAGCTGCAGGCCAACGTGGGTGGTCTTCAGATGCCGGAGCAGGGGCTCCACGGTGGCGACCCCCGTGACGTACTTACAGAAGCAGGGCAGGCCTTGGATAGGCATGCAGGCCTCCCTGGCCATCTTCTTCAGCTGCTTTATGAAGGCCTTTAGGTGGGCCTCCGTGCACTGGTTCTGGGACACAAAGCACGCTAAGGCCCACATTTTAACCTCCAGGCCCATACGAAACTGCTTGTTCCATGCATTCAGGACACCCCAGGCAGAGGCGGAGGGGGGCTGAAGGCCACTGCCCGTCACCTCAGTCAACTCGTCCTTGAATACAATTCCAAATTCAAAGGCATGTGAGTCTGTGCTCAACCCGGCACTGCACTTCTGTCTGCGCGTCTCTGCTCGGCCCCCGGGAGCTGAGCGGGCAATCAGTCCCACCGTGGCTGAAGGCTGATAGTCCATCAACATTTTTAGCCACCATTGTGCTGCCTCTAGATCACATAATTCGAGGGAAAAGTTGGTATGTTTCAGCTTAGGTGCGATGTGGAGACTTGGGAGGTGAGGGTAGTGCAGGATCAGTTTGTGACTGTCCTTGGAGTGCTGGGCCACAGTACACTCCACCGGCTGCTCCCCCTTCAGGAACGTTTGGTGGCTGACAGGCCAGCGGCTCACATCGCAGACCGGGTACTTGCTCTTCAACTGCCTGTAGTACGTGATCTCCACGTCCAGACCTTCGGTCTCTTCAGTGAGTCTGACGCTTTGGGAATCAGTCAGTGGTCTCTGCTGTTCTTCCATACTTTCGAGATCTAACACTTCAGAACCGAACTCAATCACTGGCCAGGCCTTGCAAAAGGTGGGTGTTGAGACTTCAATACCGAACATCGTTTGCTCAAAAGGCCAGATGAACCGATGGAAGTCAAACCATCGGTCAGAACGGCTTGCGGGGGTGTAGCCAATAGCAGGCAAATGCCTGTTGGCCACCGCCTGGGCCTGGGTCTTCTCCAAGTGAACAAACGGCAGCCACCCCGGTAGTGACTCCCGGGAGGTCTCCAGGGTCACACAGGACACCCACTGGACCATCACTTTGAAGAAGCGGTCCCTGCCCGCCCCCGGCAGCTTAACTTCCAGCTCCATCCTGGCCCTCCCGATAGGCAGGGGGACCGCGGTGTAGAGGTTCCTTCTTCCATCAAACAGTGGCTTCCAAgccccaaagacctgggttttaAAGTGCTGGAACATGTATTCCACGATTtccctgttaactctctttgaGCATTTCTCTGGCTTGATGTCGACTTCATAATGGTAGATGTTAATCTTGGGAATGTCCATTTCTAAGAAATTAGCCTGTAACCGGAGCGGTTGCCCGGAAGTCCCGAAATCAGGTTTAGGTGGAGACTTGAAGGTTATCCTTGCTTGAGGAGCAACTGAGGAGCACTAGTTGAGAGCTTGCTCCCCAATACATCTGCACCACCAAGGGGCTCCCGGCAGCCTCCCAACTACAAAGTGGCGCCACCAAGGGGCTGGGAGCTGAGTACCCCCAAGGCTGCAAGCAGACCTAGATTTAGTCCCCGCCCCCCTGCCCCAGAGTTACTCCAGGCGctgcactcctattggactccaTGCCTtcctgcagacttttttttttttaattttttagatagggtgagagaggaaggggaaagagatcacagcactgctccactgctggtgaaactCCCTTTGCAGGTGTCCCCATGTGAAGGTGCTGGACAAGGGGATCTGGAATGGTGAAGTTTGTGCTCCAGGATATGAACTATCTCCCCATGCACAAAAATTCTACATCTATCAGAAACCTCATCCATGCAAACTGTTTATAagatttgtgagaattatggtggttatcttttcaAAATGGGacggtggggacacagaacttcgaTGGTGGGTGCACCCTGTAATCCCAcactcttgtaacccactataattacaaataaaaaaaaatacagatgggGAGCACCCAAATAATATGCTGTTTTTCCCtcaggaccaggttcaagcctgggtcccaCAGCATTaagagaagtttcagtgctgaggtgtctttccttctctgcctgtTTTGTTTGTCTACATATCTACTTAAAACagccagcccagagtggtgaagccccagtgatgaacaaataaaaagaagaaaggtaaAGTTGATACTGAGAACTAGTTGGCTGGGGAAAATAGCTTAGCTGGTAAAGctcaagacttgcatgtctgaggctcctggtttgaccCCACCTCTGTACCAGAGAGGTGCTCTGGCCTGCACCCACCCCATCTGAAATGCTAAGATAATGCAGAGACCTTTTCTGACAACAACTGAACGAATCTGCCACTACAGACCCGTGGTAAAAGAAATACTAAAGAGAATTCTGGCAGAATAAAAATGCAACACGGCAAAGATCAGAACAACAAAATCTGTACTTATATGGGTAAAAATGAACAGTGACTTACATAGTGGAAATAATGTTTTAGAGAATTTTAAACAAAGAATGAATAtgacgggggccaggcggtggcacacccagttaagtgcacatagtacttatGAGGAAGAAGAGCCCAAGAACTCATgttggagcccccgctccccacctgcagcgggtgggacgtttcactagtagtgaagcaggcctgcgggtatctatctttctctccctctctacccctcctctctcaatgtgcctctgtcctattaaataaaatagaaaaggaaaaaaaagaggaaaaaatggccaccaggagcggtggattcatagtgccaccaccgagataacgctggaggcaaaaaaaaaatttttttaattaaaaaataaagaaaatagttgggcggtagcgcagcgggttaagcattcgtggcacaaagcacaaagaccgggggctcgaaccgggcggaaggatcccggttcgagcccccggctccccacctgcaggggagtcgcttcaaaggcggtgaagcaggtctgcaggtgtctttctctccccctctctgtcttcccctcctctctctatttctctctgtcctatccaacaatgactacaacaataaaacaacaagggcaacaaaagggaataaataaagaaaataaagaaaaaataaagaaaataaaaagagaatgaatatgaCAGGGGCATTTAAATTGGGGGAGAACTCAGGTGGTTGAGGTGCTCTACAATCCTTACACTTTCTCATTCTCATAGAGGcataagaaaaaaacattaagggctggggagatagcataaaagttatgcaaaaatactttaatgcctgaagcaccagaggtatcaggttcaattccttgcatccccataagccagagctgagcagtactctggtaaaatatattgtagtaaaataaaataaaatacacacattAATCACTGACTTAACTTTATAGGAACATAACTTAAGGGAGTATCATCAAATGTCCAGAGTGATCATtattaaaatagtaaaattaaGTTGTTTTCTTTTCAGACTAACAAGAACAAAATGCTGTAATGAAAGCCAACAAAGCTagtggctggggaaatggctcaactggtagagtactggactctcatgcctgaggttccttgttcagtccccagcattgcatgtacctgagtgatgctctggcttcattctctctccctcctactgTCTTAATAAAAACTGTCTCTcacaagtaataaataaaagtaatcttAAAAAACAGCAATAAATCTCAAATAAGGCAAGTAAACAAAAGGAAACATGCATCTATATTTCTCCTCCAGTCTTGGTGACTGGGGCCAGTCTTTCCTGCATCTAGTTCCAGTCATAAGTCTAATGAGGCCACCTTGACTCCCTTTCCTTGGTCTGCCTCAGGTAGGTCTCATATTCCTGTCAACTTAACAGGTAATTTATAATTGTGTCTAACCTCACCCTGAGTTACTCCTCGTGCCGCTGGGCAGTTAGTTAACTGTCATTAAGTGTAATAGAAACAACTGGTCCTGTACACTTCTTCTGTCCTCATTTACACGGCTCCGTTAACGAAAGCCCAAccctggtggagggtgtggtgactttACACACACCAGGtatgggtgtggaactatacctctgacatcttatgatcttgtaaaaaaCACTGTTAACTTGCTAACTGAAAAAGttctttaaaagaatttattaaatgtgaaaaaattcgcaaatcgcaaggactggcataaggattctggttcgagcccccagctccccacctgcaggggagtcgcttcacaggtggtgaagcaggtctgcaggtgtctatctttgtcttcccctctctgtcttcccctcctctctccatttctctctgtcctatccaacaacaacgacaacaataataaccacatcaataaaacaacaaggacaacaaaagggaataaataaaattaatataaaaaattttttaatgtgaaaaatTAAGAATTAATGAATTCATTACAACAATCCCAaaactgggaggtggctcagcatacTGGACTTGTATGGGTGAGCCCCAAAAGTCAACCCTCCGCAGTTCATGTACCACACTGAGTGATGCTCATGTTCTCTCACATaaagtaaaaatgattttaaattgatttttaacattttaattgatTGTTTtaatgctttgttttgtttttcttatacttgataggagacagaaattgagagggagagagggatataagggagacagagaaacagagagacacctgcaggccagcttcacccccgcaggtggggaccgggggcttgaacccaggtccttgcacatggtaacatgtatgttcaactgaattcacctctgcctagccccacaaatacattttttgaaaaatgaaataaaaaacccTAGCCCCTACAGTCAAAGagaaggtttttttctttttaaatttatttttattagtgatttaatattgatttacaaaattataagacagtaggggtataattccatactttccaccaccagagttctgtgtcccatcccctccactggaaactacagtagttcttccaaggtcactgatacaggctgattctataactatctattttattttatttctttatttctttttaaatattttacttatttatgagaaagctaggagagagaaagaagaaccagacatcacactggtacatgtgctgccggggctcgaactcgggacttcatccGTGAGAGCCCAAAGCCTtatcgctgtgccacctcccagaccacattattttattttatttatttttttaccagagtactgctcagctctaacccATGGCAAtataggggaattgaacctgggactttggagcctcaagtatgagagtctcaaAGAGAAGGTTTTTAGGAGAATTAGCTCCACCATTCTCCCAGACAGACAGATACTCCCCCGAAATAAATGTCTCCCTTTGTGGCAATCTCCATACTTGTGACTGCCAGTAACATTAGCATCACTAGCAGTGAAAAGCCAGATATTCAGTGTCTGGGGATGTGACGCACTTCCTATGAAGTCTTCCTGCCATACGCTGAATTAACTAGCTACTCACCTACAGGAAATATGAGCAACAGGAGAGCAAGTTCAAGGGCAGTGTGAGCAGCACACAGCCAAATGCAGTCTGGGAGACGGCCCACATAGGCAGGGGTCTGTTTTCTCTGAAAAACTTGGTAGATttgggcttgggagacagcatgagAGTTGTGCAAAAAgagttgcatgtgtgaggctctgaagtcccaggtttaaaccctagcaccaccagaagccagagctggtaaAAACAGATaaatctggtaaaataaataaataaatgttcttagAGAGTAAGAGTCAAATCAAGTGAAGGAAATTTGAATATGAATTGGATAATATATCAGTAATTGTCAGTGTCTCCATATCCAGCGATATGGAATTATATTTTGTTAAATGGCATCTGTTTGAAAAACATGTTTAAGTACTTGTCAGTGAGACTACATGCTATGTAGTTTGCCTTCATACACTTCAGCATAAAATagggggagaagagaaaagaagactgGCAAAAGGATGATAATTTTTGACTCTGGTCAATAGGGAAATACAATCTGTTCTCCTATTCTGACTGCTTTTGTTTCTgcttgaaagattttatttttgatcGCCAGGGTTTTGCACCTGCCAGATTCCATTATTCCCCGTGAGCTCTCCTgacacccctcttttttttttaaattccagatAGAAaccgagaaagagagaaatgcaaaggGAAAAAGCAGGAAAGAGGGGAGAGGCACCATAACACCActacaccattcatgaaactgctCGGCATGATGCTCCCATGAAGGAGGCTCCAAACTGggttccttgagcatggtgatgtgtgtgctataCTTGGAcagctatctcctctcctctctgcttcaAGCAGCTTAATAGTAAAATCTAAATAAACACAAAAGTAGCatcctggaaggtggcacagtgggtagagcaccTGACTTACagggatgaggtcctgagttcaatccccagcactgaatgtgccagagtgatgctctggttctcattctctttctctttgttatttatctaataaacaaataatcttttaaaaagtaacttaTGATGATATTATACACTCTTAATAGTCAAAATGACATGGTAATATTTAAAaccgttattaaatcactgataaaaaaattttatagattgtgtggtactagaacaaaagcaGACACTCAGATCAATGCAACAGAATTGAgagacctaaataaataaataagatttgagAGCCTAGAAACAAGCCCTCACACTTATGGGCAACTAATTTATGACAAGGAggttcaaaatattaaatggagaatgaaaagtcttttccatcaATAATGctaggaaaattgggttgagataagcagaagaatgaaacaggaccACCACATGTCACCACGCACAAAggtcaactccaaatgcatcaaaaacatggacattagaccagaaactatcaaatacatagaagaaaatattggcagggcACTCTGTGATGTTAGTTGCAGAAATGTCTTTGGAGATTTGAGTGtaatagcaagaaaaacaaaagaaataaataagccaGTGGGagacattgaaaaacaagatcagaagagaaaacactaagcagaacctagactggagtaggtgtattgcaccaaagtaaaagactctggggtgagtgggggggagaatataggtcctggaaaaggatgacagaggacctagtgggggttgtattgttatgtggagaactgagaagtgttatacatgtacagactatcatatttactatcgactgtaaaacattaatcccccaacaaaggaaaaaattatataaaaaataataatccagtgggactacatcaaaccaaAAAACCTCTACACAGCAACAGAAACCATCaaccaaacagaaagacatcctacTGATTGGGATATTTATATGTTATGCATCAGACAAATCATTAGCAAaccaaatacataaagaactcacaaaacttaacaacagcaacaacaacaacaaaacactttaaaatagataaaataacacTCTTCACTAAAGATATTTAAGTAGccaacatgcatatatatatatatatatatatatatatatatatatattaaaaaaaaaaaaagctcatcactgtcagagaaatgccaatcaAAAGAATAAGGAGATAACCACCTCACTTTGTGAGAATGTCAAAAAAAGCACCctatggtggaggaggatgacAGTTCAGTGGAGGGGGAGTTGTGCTGACACCTAACTTAGGGAGATGTGGACCAATATTCCCGTGGCAACAACCCcttaaatcaacattttctcaatgaagtgatactgaaatttaaaaaccaaaaaaaatactttacttttactgatttcattaaaacaaaattaaaaggctAAGACTGTCAtatcaaattttaaaatttgCTTCTGTACTGTTTACAAGAGATTTATCTAATGAATGGTACACCATAACATAagacgtgttttttttttttaattttaagagagACGGTATGAatgaaaatagctcacctggacagtgcactgctttgccaaatGTGTGACCCATGTTCCAGCCCAGCCTCCACAACAAAGGCAGAAGCTTCAGAGTTACCGTTTCATTCCCTCTCTTTGTGTGTGAGCCTTTCTGTCTGAAAGAGTCGAGACTAGAGCATGAAATCCAGAGTTCTAATCTAATCTGGCACTGCTTGTATCAGAGTTGATGCCCtagattctctctccctctctctcttcatgaaaggaataaaacaaatctttttaaaaatgcacacggggctgggcggtggtgcacctagttagttGAGCACATGCGTTACTCAgtccaaggacccagattcaagcccccacttcccagctGCAGGAAGGAAATTTcagaagcgatgaagcaggtctgcaggtgtctctctttctctcacctattttccccttccctttaaatttctgtctctatccaataaataataaataaataaaaatataaaaggtaCATCTAcaatatttaacaaaaaacaaCTAACGAGTCAACTAacgagtgagagaaagacaaaaaaaaaaaaaaaggcaatacgACATagatgatggttatgcaaagtagaAGCCTGCCCAAAACAGTacctattgcatgtgattctttCTATGTGGAATAATTGACCAGTGGTTGCcagaggctggggggaggggtgggggagaaagcggAGTTTGAGCTGGATGTAACTGCTAAAGGGATTGGATTTCTTTCAAGGTTAAGAAATATGCtgctgccatacatcagacaagatgctaataaccagaatatataaagagcttgccaatctgaacaataagaaaacaaataaccccatccaaaaatgggggaggacatggacagaatattcaccacagaagcgaTCCAAAAggcccgagaaacacatgaaaaaatgctccaagtctctgattgtcagagaaatgcaaatcaagacaagaatgagataccacttcactcctgtgagaatgtcatacagcagaaaaggtaatagcagcacatgctagagaggttgtggggccaaagaaaccctcctgcactgctggtgggaatgtcaattggtccaacc from Erinaceus europaeus chromosome X, mEriEur2.1, whole genome shotgun sequence includes the following:
- the LOC103123434 gene encoding protein argonaute-2-like, producing the protein MDIPKINIYHYEVDIKPEKCSKRVNREIVEYMFQHFKTQVFGAWKPLFDGRRNLYTAVPLPIGRARMELEVKLPGAGRDRFFKVMVQWVSCVTLETSRESLPGWLPFVHLEKTQAQAVANRHLPAIGYTPASRSDRWFDFHRFIWPFEQTMFGIEVSTPTFCKAWPVIEFGSEVLDLESMEEQQRPLTDSQSVRLTEETEGLDVEITYYRQLKSKYPVCDVSRWPVSHQTFLKGEQPVECTVAQHSKDSHKLILHYPHLPSLHIAPKLKHTNFSLELCDLEAAQWWLKMLMDYQPSATVGLIARSAPGGRAETRRQKCSAGLSTDSHAFEFGIVFKDELTEVTGSGLQPPSASAWGVLNAWNKQFRMGLEVKMWALACFVSQNQCTEAHLKAFIKQLKKMAREACMPIQGLPCFCKYVTGVATVEPLLRHLKTTHVGLQLLLVILPSKNHIFSEVRRLGASEVGLVTQCVQMTVVQRPTPMGLFEICLKINTRLGEVTNSLLPLERPLLFQQPVLFVGADVTHSASRHGRKPSVAAIVGSLDSHFNRYCALTRIQQHGGEILQDLVAMVRHLLLQFYKSTRFKPTCIFFYRLGAFEGQFQQLLHQELLAIRKACGHLEKNYQPAVTFILVQKHRHGHRSCHSLRTEQVGATGGEEAPQLEELDFSLGGPAGAQGSSSLAHYRVLWDDSGFSAAQLQGITHHLCHTYLHCTRPVAVPAPAYYAHLVALRVKYHLLD